The genomic region CTGCGACTGGCCATCACGGCGCAGCAGCACAGAGAAATTATCAAACCAGGTGATTACGCCCTGCAATTTCACGCCTTTTACGAGGAACATCGTAACTGGTGTTTTCGATTTGCGCAGCGTGTTGAGAAACAAATCCTGAAGTATGTTGACCTTTTCAGCCATTATGGCCTCCGGTTCTTGGCGGGTCGTAGCCCGCTGGGCATCGTTAATCGACGTCTCACGACGAGGCGGCGACCCGCCTCACCCTGAAATGTAGGTCTAACAGCGCCTGACTTCAATCAGTTGTTGTTCTTCTTGTTTTCGTTGAGGCCCAATGTCTTGAGCTTGCGGTGCAAGGCCGAGCGTTCCATCCCGATGAAAGTCGCCGTCCTGGAGATATTGCCTGAGAAGCGACGAATCTGAACGCGCAGATATTCGCGTTCGAATGTTTCGCGTGCTTCGCGAAGCGGTGTGCCCATAATTGCGCGCGCGCCCTTGTCCGGCGTAATCTGCAGCTGATCTTCGAGAATTTCCGCCGGCAACATATCGGCATCGATCCGGGCAATTCTGTCGCCTGGCGCGAGAATGATAGTGCGTTCGACAATGTTGCGAAGCTGGCGAACATTGCCCGGCCATTCATAGGCTTGCATTGCGGCGATTGCTTCGTCCGATATCTCCGGATTTGGCACCCGACGCTCCGACGCGTAGCGCGCGGCAAAATGCTCGACCAATGCGGGAATATCCTCGCGACGCTCGGCGAGTGGTGGAAGATGAACCGGCACAACATTGAGCCGGTAAAACAGATCTTCGCGGAATCGACCTTCGGCAATTTCCGTTTCCAGATCGCGGGCTGTCGAAGAAATCACACGGACGTCGACATTTACGAGACGCTGTCCGCCGATGCGGTTGAAGCGTTGATCGGTAAGGACGCGCAAAATACGACCTTGCGCCGCAAGCGGCATGTCGCCAATCTCGTCAAGAAAAAGCGTCCCGCCATGGGCCTGTTCAAGCAGGCCCGGCCGTGCTTTTTCGTCTTCTTCCGTACCGAACAGTTCTTCCTCAACTCGCTCAGCCGTCATGCGCGCCGCACTTACGACGACGAACGGTGCATTGGACCTTCCGCTCCAGCTATGCAGCAAGCGCGCGGCCACTTCCTTGCCAACGCCAGCAGGTCCGGTGATCAGCACCCGGCTGCCGGTTCCTGCAACGCGTTTCAACGTCGCGCGAACCCCATTGATGGCGCTCGAATTGCCGGTGAGCTCGTCTTCTTCGCCAATCCGCGCCTTGAGCGATTCATTTTCGCGGCGCAGTCGATCGGTCTCCGTCGCCCGTGATACCAGATGGAGCAGGCGAGCCGCCTCAAATGGTTTTTCGATGAAGTCAGCCGCACCCCGGCGGATCGCGGCAACGGCCGTATCCAGATTGCCATGGCCAGAAATCATCAGCACCGGCAAGCTAGGATCGCGCTGCTTGATCTCGTCCAGCAGATCCAGGCCGTCAAGTTTGGATCCCTGTAGCCAGACGTCGAGCAAGACCAAAGATGGCCGGCGGTCCTCCAGCGCGGCGATCGCTTCATCGCTGCTTCGTGCGGTGCGCGCCTCATAGCCTTCATCTTCCAGTACGCCAGCGACAAGTTCGCAGATATCTGCTTCATCATCGACTACGAGAATATCGAGCGACACTAGGATGTCTCCTCTTCGTTACGCGTTAACTGAAACAGGCGATCGTCGCCCTCTGCATCGGCCTCGGCCATATCCTGAAGCGGTCTCAGCGCGGCATGATCGAGCGCTATCCGTACCCGCGTTCCGCCGCCATCCCGGTCGGAAAAAGCAACCGTGCCAAAATGCTCTTCGACAATCTTTTTGACAATCGCCAACCCCAAGCCAGTGCCACTTTCTCGAGTTGTCATATAGGGTTCGGTCAATCGCTCACGCTCGGCGGGCAATCCGACGCCATTATCTTCTACCGTTATGACTGTTCGATCATCTTCGAGGATGACGCCCAGATATACTGCGCCGCCAGGCTCACCCTCACCATGGCGTTGCTCGACAGCCTCGACGGCATTTTTGACCACATTGGTCAATGCTTGTCCAAGCTGGCGTCGATCGCAGACGAGAGATGGGACATCGCCTGCGACCTGCTGATCGAACGTGATCTCAGGATGAGCCACTTCGTGCAGGAACACCGCCTGTCGAGCGATATCGACAATCGATTCTTCGCGAAACACCGGCTTCGGCATCCGCGCAAATGAAGAGAATTCATCGACCATCCGGCGCAGGTCGCCAACCTGACGGACAATTGTGCCGGTCAGTTTGGAAAACACGCCGCTATCCGGATCGGCCGCGTCACCAAAGCGCCGTTGCAGCCGCTCGGCAGCAAGCTGAATGGGTGTCAGCGGATTTTTGATCTCATGTGCGATGCGGCGCGCCACGTCAGACCAAGCTGCGCGTCGTTGATCGAGTAGCTGCTGTGTGATGTCGTCAAAGGTAAGCACATGGCCGCCCTGGTCCTCGACGATCTTCACGGCCAGTGTTTTCAGTTCGCCGCCACTTGTCATCTGGATGGTCTTTTCGCTTTCCCCACCTTCCAGCAAGCGATCGAGCTCCGGACCGATTGAATCGAGACATTCACCCATCACAGCCTGCTGGTCTGCTTCCATGAGTTCAGCCGCAAAGCGGTTGATCAAGCGGATCCGGCGCTCGCCATCTACGGATACAACACCTGCCGTCACACTCGACAACACCGCCTCGGTAAAGGCTCGCCGACTATCGAGCTGGTCGTTGGCCAGGACCAGCGCACCGGTTTGTTCTTCGAGCCTTCCCGTCATGCCATTAAAAGCGCTCGCCAATATCCCGATCTCATCCCGCGAATCTGGTTCGGGAACCCGCGTGGTCAAATCGCCGTCAGCCACTTTACGTGCCGCCTCGACAAGGAATCCTACCGGCCGGACCAGACGATCCGCGACGGTCAAAGCAATCCAGATCGCAGCTGCAACGATCAACAGAGAAATGACGAGCAGTGCTGCGTTAAACCGCAACTGCATAACCTGACCGCGATCGATCAGCTCATCATAATCATTTAGGATAGCGGTTGCGCGTTCGGTTTGCAGTTGCATCTGCGGATCAGAAGCCCGGGAGGCGTAGATTAGGAAAGGCGAATCCTCAGCAAAACGCGCAAGCGCCTCGAACCGATCACCGGCGTCATTCACGGCAGACTGGCTTTCGGCATCCAAGGTGGCGAGCAGCGACGCCGTCAATCGTGATTCCATCGATTCATCGTCTGGATTGACGAGCGCGACAGTGCGGACTTCGCCCCCCTCACCCACCGTGAAAATGGCGGCATCCGACAGCTCGCGCGCATAGACTTGGAAGGCGAAGTTCTCGACAAATTCTGGCGTCTCGAAAGATCGCCCCTCTACCAATGGCGCGAGGTCAGCGGCCATCGTTCGCGTTTCCGCCTCAACCTCTTCGAGGCTTTGGACATAGAAATCCTGCGCAAGACTACCGGCATTCTCCAGCGTATCGCGCGCGCGCTCGGAGAACCAAAATTCGACGCCATATTGGAACAACAGGGAAGCAAAGATCACGACGAGCAATGTCGGAACAGCCGCAATTCCGGAGAACAAGGCCACCAATCGTACGTGCAATCGCCCTTTGCCGCCGATCGGTGAACGCGCCGCTCGCCGTTGGGCAATCCGTCTTGCCATCAGCACCATCAAAAACATCGCTGGAACCAGCAATGAGACCAGTAACAAGGCAGTCAGAAATGGCGTTAGGAACAGCTCGTCCGATTCCTGGCGCGACAAGATGAAGTAAGTGAGCGCGACCATAGAGAGCGAAATACCGAGCGTGATCAGCTCAATAGACGGCATAAACCAGCTCGCACGACGGAGGCCCTCGAGCCCCCTCTCTTCGCTGGTCACATCATTGGTAGCTGCGTCGCTTGCCATCGTTGCACGGCTAACACAGGCGCGTTGCATAGAAAACACAGTTTTCCATGGCACCCGCGATATTCTGCCGATTAGGAAGGGCGCTCTGCCGCAACTAGTCTCAATTCCGCATCAGGCCGCGGCGCGATCAACTGCAGGTCCAAAGAAATCGGCCAGCATTTGCAGCACCTGCTCAGGATCGATTTCCTGGTTTGCGCGATTGCGAAACTCAGCCGAACCCGGCAGTCCCTTAGTATACCAGCCAATATGCTTGCGAGCGACTTTGACGCCGACGTCTGGGCCGTACAGTTCCAGCATGTCGCGATAGTGGCCGGCAATCACATGATACTGTTCGCCAAGCGAAGGATCAGGGCGACGCTCGCCATGGTTGAACCAGTGCATTACCTGGCTGAGCAGCCAAGGTTTGCCATAGGCACCACGGCCGATCATCACGCCATCCGCACCAGATAATCGCAGCGCTTCCTCAGCATCTTCAATTGAGCAGATGTCGCCGTTGACGATCACCGGGAGAGACACGGCCTGTTTTACGTTCGAAACAAATTCCCAATCCGCATGCCCTTTATACATCTGGCAACGCGTGCGACCGTGGACCGTAATCATCTGCGCGCCAAGATCCTCGGCGATATGGGCGAGCTCGGCGGCGTTCCGGCTGTTATCGTCCCATCCGGTGCGCATCTTCACAGTCACCGGCACATTCACGGCCTTTACCGTTGCTTCGATCAGCGAGGCAGCAAGCGGAAGATCCCGCATCAAGGCAGACCCGGCATCGCCATTGACGACCTTTTTGACCGGACACCCCATGTTGATGTCGATAATCGCAGCGCCACGATCTTCGTTCAAGCGCGCCGCTTCCGCCATCACCTTGGGTTCACAACCTGCAAGCTGCATCGATACCGGCTCTTCAGTCGGATCCCAGGACGCTTTCTGGAGAGACTGTCGGGTTTCGCGGATCATCGCATGACTGGCGATCATCTCGGTCACATTCAGTCCCGACCCATATCGCCGGACGAGACGACGGAACGGTCGATCGGTGACGCCGGTCATCGGCGCCAGGATTACCGGCATGTCGATCGTCAACGGACCGATAGAAATAGGATCGAGTTTCATCATCTTGCGTATCTGTCTGCTCTCGTGATGGGGCGCATCTAGTGACAAAGCCGTTGGCGAGCAAGCTGACGCTCGGCTAAGGGGTCGCAATGGCCGACGCAAAACCCCGAACCACTGCTCTGATTGTGGCCGCCGGAAAAGGCGAACGCGCGGGCGGCGAAATCCCCAAACAGTTTCGGCGATTTCGAGGAAAGCCGGTTCTCACACATGCGATCGATGCGCTGGCCGTCCACCCTGCAATCGATGAAATTCGCGTTGTGATCGGATCTGGCCAGGAAGAACTGTATCGCGAAACAATCGAAACAAAGGAGCTCGGCGATCCAATCATCGGGGGCACCACGCGGCAAGAATCCGTTCGCAATGGCCTAGAAGCATTGGCGGCAAGCACTCGACCGGACCGTGTGCTGATTCATGATGCAGCGCGACCATTTACCCCGATAGCGGTCGTCGATCGTCTCGTTGGCGCACTGGATAGTGAGACCGCCGCAATTCCTGCCCTACCGGTTGTTGATAGCTTGGCCCGAACAGACGGCAGCACCGTCGATCGAGCAGACTTTGTTACCATCCAGACTCCGCAGGCATTTCATTTCGATGCCATCCTAGCAGCGCATCGGGCCTGGGCTGCGGATAGCTCGGCAACCGACGATGCGGCAATTGCCCGCAGTGCGGGGCATGAAGTTGCGCTGGTTGAGGGTGATCCGGCGCTCAAAAAGATTACTTTCGCAGAGGATTTTGCAATGCCCTCTCCCACCATCACACGCACTGGCCTTGGCTATGATGTCCACGCTTTTGAGGATGGCGACCATGTTTGGCTGTGCGGTATCCAAATCCCGCATTCAAAAAGCCTGGCCGGTCATTCCGATGCCGATGTCGGACTCCATGCACTTACAGATGCAATCCTGGGCGCCCTTGGAGAAGGCGATATTGGTGATCATTTTCCACCCAGTGATCCGCAATGGAAAGGCGCCGCTTCTTACCGCTTCCTCGAACATGCGCGTGATCTGACCACTGGCCGTGGCATGGCGATTCATCATGTCGACCTGACTCTAATCTGCGAAGCACCTAAGGTCGGGCCGCATCGGTCCGCCATGCGCACGCGAATTGCTGAGATACTCGCCATTCCGGAGA from Parasphingopyxis sp. CP4 harbors:
- a CDS encoding ATP-binding protein is translated as MASDAATNDVTSEERGLEGLRRASWFMPSIELITLGISLSMVALTYFILSRQESDELFLTPFLTALLLVSLLVPAMFLMVLMARRIAQRRAARSPIGGKGRLHVRLVALFSGIAAVPTLLVVIFASLLFQYGVEFWFSERARDTLENAGSLAQDFYVQSLEEVEAETRTMAADLAPLVEGRSFETPEFVENFAFQVYARELSDAAIFTVGEGGEVRTVALVNPDDESMESRLTASLLATLDAESQSAVNDAGDRFEALARFAEDSPFLIYASRASDPQMQLQTERATAILNDYDELIDRGQVMQLRFNAALLVISLLIVAAAIWIALTVADRLVRPVGFLVEAARKVADGDLTTRVPEPDSRDEIGILASAFNGMTGRLEEQTGALVLANDQLDSRRAFTEAVLSSVTAGVVSVDGERRIRLINRFAAELMEADQQAVMGECLDSIGPELDRLLEGGESEKTIQMTSGGELKTLAVKIVEDQGGHVLTFDDITQQLLDQRRAAWSDVARRIAHEIKNPLTPIQLAAERLQRRFGDAADPDSGVFSKLTGTIVRQVGDLRRMVDEFSSFARMPKPVFREESIVDIARQAVFLHEVAHPEITFDQQVAGDVPSLVCDRRQLGQALTNVVKNAVEAVEQRHGEGEPGGAVYLGVILEDDRTVITVEDNGVGLPAERERLTEPYMTTRESGTGLGLAIVKKIVEEHFGTVAFSDRDGGGTRVRIALDHAALRPLQDMAEADAEGDDRLFQLTRNEEETS
- a CDS encoding bifunctional 2-C-methyl-D-erythritol 4-phosphate cytidylyltransferase/2-C-methyl-D-erythritol 2,4-cyclodiphosphate synthase, which produces MADAKPRTTALIVAAGKGERAGGEIPKQFRRFRGKPVLTHAIDALAVHPAIDEIRVVIGSGQEELYRETIETKELGDPIIGGTTRQESVRNGLEALAASTRPDRVLIHDAARPFTPIAVVDRLVGALDSETAAIPALPVVDSLARTDGSTVDRADFVTIQTPQAFHFDAILAAHRAWAADSSATDDAAIARSAGHEVALVEGDPALKKITFAEDFAMPSPTITRTGLGYDVHAFEDGDHVWLCGIQIPHSKSLAGHSDADVGLHALTDAILGALGEGDIGDHFPPSDPQWKGAASYRFLEHARDLTTGRGMAIHHVDLTLICEAPKVGPHRSAMRTRIAEILAIPESSVSVKATTTERLGFTGRGEGIAAQAIATIG
- the dusB gene encoding tRNA dihydrouridine synthase DusB — translated: MMKLDPISIGPLTIDMPVILAPMTGVTDRPFRRLVRRYGSGLNVTEMIASHAMIRETRQSLQKASWDPTEEPVSMQLAGCEPKVMAEAARLNEDRGAAIIDINMGCPVKKVVNGDAGSALMRDLPLAASLIEATVKAVNVPVTVKMRTGWDDNSRNAAELAHIAEDLGAQMITVHGRTRCQMYKGHADWEFVSNVKQAVSLPVIVNGDICSIEDAEEALRLSGADGVMIGRGAYGKPWLLSQVMHWFNHGERRPDPSLGEQYHVIAGHYRDMLELYGPDVGVKVARKHIGWYTKGLPGSAEFRNRANQEIDPEQVLQMLADFFGPAVDRAAA
- a CDS encoding sigma-54 dependent transcriptional regulator; its protein translation is MSLDILVVDDEADICELVAGVLEDEGYEARTARSSDEAIAALEDRRPSLVLLDVWLQGSKLDGLDLLDEIKQRDPSLPVLMISGHGNLDTAVAAIRRGAADFIEKPFEAARLLHLVSRATETDRLRRENESLKARIGEEDELTGNSSAINGVRATLKRVAGTGSRVLITGPAGVGKEVAARLLHSWSGRSNAPFVVVSAARMTAERVEEELFGTEEDEKARPGLLEQAHGGTLFLDEIGDMPLAAQGRILRVLTDQRFNRIGGQRLVNVDVRVISSTARDLETEIAEGRFREDLFYRLNVVPVHLPPLAERREDIPALVEHFAARYASERRVPNPEISDEAIAAMQAYEWPGNVRQLRNIVERTIILAPGDRIARIDADMLPAEILEDQLQITPDKGARAIMGTPLREARETFEREYLRVQIRRFSGNISRTATFIGMERSALHRKLKTLGLNENKKNNN